CACTGTAAATATACCCTTAAGATTtgtgtaaatatatttttaaaataaaacattttaggaTCCCACATCAGTAACAGTAGGTTTAATGAGCTAGCTAGTGTCTGTACTGTTGCCCTCTTTTGGCTAGAACTGGAACTGCTTAATTGTGTGTAATAGGCTCCCTACTGCTAAAAATGAAGGAGAATTTCCAATAGCTAAAGCGGTAAGGACATGCGTTTTTAGAACAGGCTGATCATAGCTCAACTCCTACTATCACCAAGATGTTCAGAGTGGCTGTGATATGAAGCCCGATGTAGCTAGAGACCTGTACAATGCTTCAATATTTGGTTATTTCACTGCCAAAACTGAGCTCAGGATTGTGTTTCTCTTGCTAAAGCTGAGATCATTAGTACATACAGCCGATCACATTTCTAGAGCCCTTTTAGGAATTTGTAGCGTTGTCAACTGTTGTGTTAGCCACATTTAGAATATTAGCACTATGTCTCAGTTATGACTAATCATGTTTTGGGCATATCCTTGCTGATTTCCACCCATTCAGCACAATTTTGCTATTCCACCTCAGAGTTACTAACAAGGTAAGAGCCTAAGTACACAAAGGAAAGTTTCCCCCCTTTAGTCTCTTATTTTACCTTTAGAGGTCTAATTTCTTGTGAAATTACAGAACAGAAATTTAACAGGAACCATGCACACCTAGGATACTGCATTCATTTCTGAGGATGACTATGTTCTTACCCATATTTAGCTGAAATAGACAGGTACAGATAGAGAAATGCAAGGGTACCAAGGCTCTCAGTGGCTGAAAGTTCAGTAGTGATTCCTGCAAACTCTTTCAGTGCATCCATTTGTTCTGGGCTGGGGGATTTAGATTCATCCAAGCCATCTAGGAAACCAATCAGTGGTGGAATTATACATTTACAAAGAAAGCTTAAAAACCATTGTTTCAAATTAGAATGAGATATTTACAAAAATGGCATGTCCAGTAACACTAAATAGAATAAAAACCGCCACTATGCTTCAGCACACAAACTGATtactggtgggggagaaaggggagagTCAAGAAGAAACCACCAGCTACACTGAAGAACTGCTTCTTTCATGACGCCCACAGCAACATCATAAATGAAACATCAAGAAAGGGCTCTCTCTCTGATTCATCTAGAGCCAAGAACATTAATTTGTGCTAGGTGTGGTACAAGCCATACAAGTCTTACAGTATTGGTGGGTGTGGAGGCAGGTGATTACAGATTTCTACAACAAGTGACTGGTACTGGAcgctttggaagacaggacactgaacTAGAGGGACCCTTGGGGTTTGCTGACAAAGCACTTACATGCCAACACTAGAGAGATTTTATTCTGTCCTCTTTTAAATGGTGCATGCTAGAATCATAGTAGTTAAGAGGGAACAAGCTTCTACTGACTCAGATCGCTTGTGGCTCACCCAGCACGTCTGCTGTCTGCGGACCATGAGGATCAGTTAAAACACGGGCTCTGGCAGTGTGAATGCACATAGTAAATCCAGCTGCCtgatttgggtgggggggggggaagagggaagccTAATCAGTTAAATCCACTGTAGCTTCTAGCCACCAGCTGACCAACAACACCCATCAACACACGAGATAGTTGCCAAGCACAAGCAAAGTGCAATAATTGTTTAGGGTGAGATACGTCACATATCTGAGGAGAGGATGAAACCAGGCgtttcatgattttaaaatatattggcaTGCACTTCCACTGTTCTAACAGCACTTGCCTGAAAATACTGTTAGCAGTGTTCGGAGCCGGACGGTTTCCCAGTTTAAACTGGTTCCAATATTAGGCAAGCATATCAAGACCTTTCCATTATTACTGGGTCTAATTTGAAGGAACGTTCTCAGGTTCAGAGCCACAGCCAAAGCTGCCTGTACACAAAAAAAGTTAGACATGAGTGAGGTGGCAGAGCAACTGTGCAGAACAATGAGAAAGAGGTTCGTGGTCGCCCCTAAATTAAGCATCTTCCGTTGTCCAACTGAGAACGGCAGCCAAGTACTTTACCTTGCCATGCACGACAGCATGCTCCCCATGGAGAATAGCTTTCCCTGGTGCAGACAGTGTCAGGGGCTTGGCCAACATCTCCACTGCTTCTCCTGCAAAGCAAAACAAGGCAACAGGACTTTGAAGACACAGCAGAAGGACTCGTGCTGGGTCGATAGCTCAGCTGCCCAAGTCTCCCGATCGCCATTGGTACCAGGGAGCCAGCAactcccccgcccacccccagcagggctcagcctaacctgcccagccccccatgccACAGTCggccccccgcccctttcccccgACGCCTCCCTCACACCCTTCCCCCCGGCACGCCCCCCCCCAGCAcgtccccccccacatacacaccccaTCCCCCCGGCACGCCCCCCCCAGCacgtcccccccacacacacgccccatcccccccggcccccctacacacacacataccccggGGACGcccccccacctttccccagctgcGCCCCCTCCCGCCACAGCGGCTccgcgggggcggggcctcagacaGGGGAGacgcccgggctccagcccggcACCCACCAGAGACCGAGCTCCCGGCCGCACTagccccgcacccctgccccacacctgacGCTAGTAACCACCTCACAGGTTGTattgctgccccaggagctccccGATAGGCCCCTCAGCGCCCAATGGGGACCCAGCGCCTGTCTCACGTGACACGGCCGACCCAATCACTGGGCCTCCCTGGGGAGGCGCGATATCTGTCGGACCAATGGGGAGTCGGCCGGGCCGAGTGGTGCGCGAGTCGGGTGACAGCGCCTGGCGCGGCCACGGGGGCCGAGAGGGGTCAGAGGGAGCGGGAAGCAGGGTCAGCGGTCAGGGCACCGAGGCCGAGGAGGGGCCGCGGCAGCCCCATGTCGGCGGCGCTGGGCCGGGACTGCCGCCGGCTGGCGCTGTGCGGGCCGCTCCGGGCCTGGCTGCGGACCCGGGGCCACAGTCACCAGGGAGAGCCGGGCAGGTGAGCGGGGGGCTgcgccgagcccccccccccgagcctgggcCGCCCCCTGGGGCTGTGCCGAGCTCCCCCCTCCCGAGCCTGGGCCGCCCCCTGGGGCTGCgccgagctcccccccccccgccccccgagcctgGGCCGCTCCCTGGGGCTGCGCcgagcttccccccgccccccgagcctgGGCCGCCCCCTGGGGCTGCGCcgagcttccccccgccccccgagcctgGGCCGCCCCCTGGGGCTGCGCcgcgcttcccccccccgccccccgagcctgGGCCGAGctccccccccgagcctgggCCGCCCCCTGGGGCTGCGCCgtgcgccccccccgccccccgagcctgGGCCGCCCCCTGGGACTGCGccgagctcccctcccccccccgagcctggggCGTCCCCTGGGGCTGTgccgagctccccccccccccgagcctgggcCGCCCCCTGGGGCTGCgccgagctcccccccccccccccccgcgcctggGCCGCCCCCTGGGGCTGCgccgagctcccccccccccccgtgcctggGCTCCTCCTGGGGCTGTGCCGAGctccccccccgagcctgggctcctcctggggctgcgccgagcttcccccccccccaagccgcTTCCCCCCAATCCAGATGTAAGGTCGCTCCTGTGTCTGACAAAATATTTCATCTGAAAGGAAAATGCGACACTTCTTAGGATTCCCCCCCCGGCCCGAACTGGTCCGTGATAGTGTGAACTGGGCTGTCCCCACGAGCCGGCCAAAGTAAAATTCGCCCTTTGGCCCCAGTTGTCTTCCCATGGTCTCTGCTAAGAGGAAAGGGGGTGATGGAGGAAGTAATCAGGGCACTGCTTGGAGAGTCTGGTGTTAACAGCAGTGACCAGTGGTGTCCGGTCGTCTCTATAAATCAGAAACACATCAGCTTGCCAACAACTGCATGTTAAAGTGTCATTTCTGTTGAACTCATAACAGTTTCATTTTGTGTCTAGCCTGGAAATCAAACCCAAGACAACCCACGTTCCAAAGATTTACACAAAAACAGGAGACAAAGGTAGTGTCTGGGCTGCACTTAAAACCAAGAGGCTACAATATCCTTAGAGCTGGgtaaaaatataataaacaaCAAAGGCCCTTACATAGCATTTTATATTCCCAAAACATAGTTCTGAATTAATTTTAATGTACTAGCCAATTTAATTCATGTCAGGTTCTAATGAATGCTTGTCTAATACAGCAGATAAGCCAAGGGGTGCTCTGACATGCTATTTATTTAGAATTGTCAGGTGACTTCCTAGCAATCACCAAGGGGAAAGCTGCTTGGACTGAAATTAAATGGTTGTTTTCCTGTTCCATGTGCCCTCTTAGTGCCTAACACTATTTGAGTTTAAGAAATCTTGACTCTACAGCTTCAGTGAATCTTTGTCCTGTCCTGTGCACGCTGGGCTGTTCCTACttgcaaggggaggggaggaggttaCGGTGTCTGTCTTAAAGTAACAGAGGCCCATGCGTTAGTTGGAGAAAGTTTTTGGCATGTTGCTTTGTTGGTCTGACACACCATCACCACACAGGAAGAAACTGATGTTGGGTGGGAGTCCATCACTGGTTGTGTCACAGAAGCAATCAGCTGACACCTGTTCAGTGGTGGAGGCCCTTGAGATTTAGGGTCTTATAAATCTAAGGCTACTGCTACCCAGGTGTCAACCTAGCATAGATTGCAGTgagttttcatattttaaaattttcagcTTTGTCTGTTCCAATCCCTTTTCCTCTTGTTGCTATTGATTGTTTTTAAAGGGTTTTCCAGCACATACACTGGGGAGAGGCGATCTAAAGATGATCAGGTCTTTGAAGCTTTGGGAACAACAGATGAATTGAGTTCTGCTATTGGGTAACAAAACTGTGAATTCTATCATCTTTGATTTTTGTTTACTGTGGTATTGCTAAAGCTCCACCTTATATGAAGACAGTGCCAAAAAGCCTGTCATCTTTACTTACCTTGATAAGCTGATACCTGACAGCCATGAACACTGCAGACATAGAATAGGCCTACAAGCCTATCTAGTGATGTAAAGATGCAGCAGAGCTTGAGAATTGTGTTCTGATGGGAGTGTGCCCGCTGTTTATTCTTGGTGTTatttgggggggttgttttctTTGTAAAGAAAGGGCGAAGGTGGAAATTTTGTCAGCCGGTGGGGAAAGTTGTAAATACATCCTGAGCCACATTCACTGGAGAGCTACTCTGGCAACTGAACTAGCCAGGAGCATTTAATGTCCATTTAATTGTTTTGTAAGAAAAAAGTGTGCCCAGCCATAGCATTCATTCagtctgatctctttctttgaagaAGAGAATTTGTTTCTTGATCAATAAAAACTTGCTAGTGCATCAGCTGTGTCCATACTCCGCAGTTCCTGAGTATAGGAAGAAACGTACTGCATTTGTACCTCTGATTTATATGGACACAACTCAGAAAGCAATGGATGGTCATGCAGATATGCTTTTGAATTGGTGTTTTCTTTGTAGGTGTTGGGAGTCCTACTTTGTTCCATGTTGCAAGGCAATGCTCCTTGTGAACCTGTGCATGTAATGCTGAGTGTACAATGAGCCATAAATAGAAGACATATGTACCAAACAAGTCTCCTCTGTCCTAGAGCTAACTCTCTGCTTCATCTAGGGTTGCTAGTGAATTAAGCCAGGAAAGTGGCCACACATTTGTCGAACAACTTCACAAAGTGAGTAGTAACTACATGCTAAACATGACCACTACATCTGTATTATTAGAACGCTGAGTTCTTAAACGCTTGGTTTAAAATTTTAAAGCCACCTAGGAGATTTAGGCTTGTAGGTCCCATTGCAGTCGGTGGGAATTCTGCATAAATCCTTTAGGCAGACTTGAAAATCTCTTGGTTGCCTGAACAAGATGCTTCTTTCTATCTATACTGAAAgggaaactgtgtgtgtgtgtgtgtgtgtgtacacacgcacTTGTGATGGTTCATATTCATTATTATGCATAATCTTAGGCACAGATTAAGCCTTGTTGTTATGCATTCTCAAATTGAAACCAAGAGAACACAAATACTAAGCCAAGCTGCCTGAGGTAAAAAGGACTGTGTATCACAGTGGAAAACAGCTCACACTGAGGGTACATTTGGTATTTACTAATTAGCTTCACACTGCAGAAGTGGTCAATGTCACCGGATTGCTCTGAAAATAGGGTGGccagctgtcctgattttaaagggacagtcctgatttttgagtctttttctgatataggcccctattaccccccagtcccagttgatttttcacacttggtgtctggtcaccctatctgagaATCCCTACCACACTCCCTCTAGAATGTCTTATTGGAGTGTCAAATGTCATCTCTGCAAGTGTAATTTCATTGTCTATGCTTTGACTGTAATGCATACTTTCATCCCTAGATCCAGTGTATGCTGCAGGACGTTGGCTCCAACATTGCaactcctctctcctcagccagGGAGGCTCACTTAAGTAATCCTCAAATCATTTTACTTAAGTTAACaactctgtattttttttaaaaatgccctcATTGTAGGTCAGGTTGTTTATTTAGCGATACCACTTGTGCACTTCTGTTAGCGTTTGCTGTAGAAGATGGAAGCTGTGGGAGACAGATGTAAATTTTTTCACTTCTCTAAGGAGTTCTTAGTATGACAAATGTAAAATGCAAGATCCATCGGGtggattgatttatttttgtattattttagtTGTTTCCTCTTTCCCTCTGTAGAACGAACATCCTTTAGTGAAAAGCcagtgctggagctggagcagtggaTTGATAAATACTCAGACCAACTTCCACCTCTCACTGCTTTCATTTTGCCTGTAGGTATCAGCTCATACTTTTTACTGAACTGAAACTCTTTGCTAGGTATTTGATTGAAGACTTAATCAGAAACCCACTCTCAGTTAATTGATATTAAACATTGGGTAGTTCTTGAGGTCGGTCCACCACATGCTGTTCTCTTCTACTGTTTGTACAAATACAGGAAGGCTGTAGCGGTGGAAGAGATTGAGCTAACCCTCCTCTGTCTCCATCTGCAATTGTATTTAAATGTCCATCAGAAATGTCCCATTCAGATGGATATTATAGCTTCTGTAAGTGTCTAATAAACGTATGACATTTTACACAAAATAAAGGCCTAAGTTCTGATCAGCTGGGTGGCTGTATGCAGCTTCTGGTACAAGGCACTTACATGTTTTTAATCTTGTTTCAGTCAGGAGGTAAAAGTAGTGCTGCTCTTCATTTCTCCAGAGCAGTCTGCCGAAGAGCAGAGAGGTGGTAAGTATAAGAATAAGGCTGAGGGAAAAGGCCATCTGAGCCCAGGTAGTTTGCGGCAGCTTCTGAGCCATTTAAAACAGTATCTGATGCAATTGATCTTAAGGCAAATGCTGTTAGAATTGCAGCAAAACTTGAGATAAAGATTTGTTTAATTAAAGAGCAATCACAGTAAAAGAGCTGGCTTCAGCCTTCAGAATCAGCTGTACAGGATCCTGTGGGAGCAACAGGCAAGGTCTTTCCAAGGAGTAAAAGTGCATCCTTGTAGTTGCTTAGCTTTAGAATTTGTTTTATAAACTAGCATATACAAACTTTTATAACTGAACAACATTATctcagcagcaaaaaaaaaacaacaagtaTCTTATGGCCTCTTGTTAAAAAGCAATTAGTATAAAACATGCATATCAACATAAGACTTGTACCAAGCCAAAAGAGTGAGTCCAGTACTGTAGGGGATAATGAGCTTAGCAGTGTACAGTCACTGGTAATAATTATTCTTATAAGCTGCTGCCATCAATACTGATGCTTTTTCACATaacaggttctctctctctcctacatTCTACACAGAAGCAGAATCTGTGCTTAAGCATTGTTTTTCATTAATTGGTTAAAGCATGTAGCAATTCCTGGATTTTATGATCAGTT
The Mauremys mutica isolate MM-2020 ecotype Southern chromosome 16, ASM2049712v1, whole genome shotgun sequence genome window above contains:
- the MMAB gene encoding corrinoid adenosyltransferase, whose amino-acid sequence is MSAALGRDCRRLALCGPLRAWLRTRGHSHQGEPGSLEIKPKTTHVPKIYTKTGDKGFSSTYTGERRSKDDQVFEALGTTDELSSAIGVASELSQESGHTFVEQLHKIQCMLQDVGSNIATPLSSAREAHLKRTSFSEKPVLELEQWIDKYSDQLPPLTAFILPSGGKSSAALHFSRAVCRRAERCVVPLIQAGEADANVAKYLNRLSDFLFILARYAAMKEGKEEKIYTKSEP